A genome region from Myripristis murdjan chromosome 16, fMyrMur1.1, whole genome shotgun sequence includes the following:
- the zbtb7b gene encoding zinc finger and BTB domain-containing protein 7B — MSPGEDGLIGIPFPEHSNELLSRLNDQRRAGLLCDLTLTSRGARYPTHRSVMAAVSLYFRRLFGAEEGGGQGGEGGGGFSVCQLDCVAPDALDALLEFAYTATLTIRSSGMREVLRGAQLLGIQCVADACRDILGETAETEGETAEEQRAQHTEREVMVEAGSGVEKGSRRKTDRKKLKKVGLHHTHVNLAPISPPVSHLSPLHDSIHSLPSTQPPSPEEEEHHLKPGQNGDPRGAQEPGRGATLNGGLHWPHERPLIAHPPPVPPLNDKLSEDEEMEGFGDEGLLVGATSIPSSAAERGGLVSAAGGGRKRKSQTPQQCPVCQKIIHGAGKLPRHMRTHTGEKPFQCSACGVRFTRNDKLKIHMRKHTGERPYPCPHCPARFLHSYDLKNHLSLHSGARPFECPLCHKAFAREDHLQRHRKGHSCLELRTRRPRRGPGHGEEGRSDGRGRDHSSPLEPPSLPPHPSVFLPRGVLDGGNGPGIGPPLLFPGEAERERSLALQALAHLGPHRLTGYPDLLLRGLELRGAREAEGEDPGGTHSPAARHDRWADEMEEKIGEEEEGEEE, encoded by the exons ATGTCTCCAGGAGAGGACGGTCTGATTGGGATCCCCTTCCCGGAGCACAGTAACGAGCTTTTGTCCCGCCTCAATGACCAAAGAAGGGCGGGCCTCCTGTGTGACCTCACACTGACATCCCGCGGGGCGCGCTACCCCACTCACCGCTCCGTCATGGCTGCCGTCAGCCTCTACTTCCGCCGGCTGTTCGgagcagaggaggggggagggcagGGCGGGGAGGGCGGCGGAGGTTTCAGCGTGTGCCAGCTGGACTGTGTGGCGCCCGACGCCCTGGACGCCCTGCTGGAGTTCGCCTACACTGCCACCCTGACCATCCGGAGCTCTGGGATGAGAGAGGTGCTGCGGGGTGCTCAGCTACTCGGCATCCAGTGCGTGGCTGATGCATGCAGGGATATCCTGGGGGAGACGGCGGAAACAGAGGGCGAGAcggcagaggagcagagagcccagcacacagagagggaggtgatGGTTGAGGCAGGGAGCGGGGTCGAGAAAGGGTCCAGGAGGAAAACGGACAGAAAGAAGCTGAAAAAAGTCGGGTTGcatcacacacatgtaaaccTAGCACCCATTTCTCCACCTGTCTCACATCTTTCACCTCTACATGACAGCATCCACTCCTTGCCCTCCACCCAGCCTCCGAGCCCTGAAGAGGAGGAGCATCACCTCAAACCTGGGCAGAATGGTGACCCCAGGGGTGCCCAAGAGCCAGGGAGAGGGGCCACACTAAACGGGGGGCTGCATTGGCCACATGAACGCCCACTTATAGCCCACCCTCCTCCTGTCccgcccttaaatgacaagctATCAGAGGATGAGGAAATGGAGGGTTTTGGTGATGAAGGCTTGCTGGTTGGAGCCACTTCCATACCCTCCTCTGCAGCTGAGCGAGGGGGGCTGGTGTCTGCGGCCGGAGGGGGGAGGAAAAGGAAGTCGCAGACGCCCCAGCAATGCCCCGTCTGCCAAAAGATTATCCACGGAGCGGGAAAACTGCCCCGACACATGAGAACGCACACTGGAGAGAAGCCCTTCCAGTGCTCTGCCTGTGGTGTCCGCTTTACCCG GAATGACAAGTTGAAGATCcacatgagaaaacacacaggggAGCGCCCCTACCCTTGTCCCCACTGCCCCGCCCGCTTCCTCCACTCATACGACCTGAAAAACCACCTGTCTCTCCACAGCGGGGCGCGGCCCTTCGAGTGCCCTCTCTGCCACAAGGCCTTCGCCCGCGAGGACCACCTCCAGCGCCACCGCAAGGGGCACAGCTGCCTGGAGCTACGCACACGTCGGCCCAGACGCGGGCCTGGGCATGGGGAGGAAGGTAGAAGTGATGGAAGGGGAAGAGATCATTCCAGCCCGCTCGAGCCGCCGTCCTTACCGCCGCATCCGTCTGTGTTCCTGCCCCGCGGGGTGCTGGATGGGGGAAACGGGCCTGGCATTGGCCCTCCGCTCTTGTTTCCAGGGGAGGCCGAGAGGGAGAGGTCTCTAGCTCTGCAGGCTCTGGCCCACCTGGGGCCTCACAGGCTGACGGGCTACCCTGACCTGCTTCTCCGAGGCCTGGAGCTGCGAGGagccagagaggcagagggagaggatcCAGGAGGAACCCACTCTCCTGCTGCTCGGCATGACAGATGGGCAGATGAAATGGAAGAGAAAattggagaagaggaagagggggaggaagaatag
- the LOC115373420 gene encoding NADH dehydrogenase [ubiquinone] flavoprotein 1, mitochondrial-like, producing MLLRRTLWAGAPCAALRHGAARLTYSTAAQPQVKPKKTKFGPLSDQDRIFTNLYGRHDWRLKGALKRGDWYKTKEIILKGQDWILNEVKISGLRGRGGAGFPTGMKWSFMNKPSDGRPKYLVVNADEGEPGTCKDREIMRHDPHKLIEGCLVAGRAMGARAAYIYIRGEFYNESSNLQVAINEAYKAGLIGKNACGSGYDFDVFVMRGAGAYICGEETALIESLEGKQGKPRLKPPFPADIGVFGCPTTVANVETVAVAPAICRRGGAWFASFGRERNSGTKLFNISGHVNTPCTVEEEMSVPLRELIERHAGGVRGGWDNLLGVIPGGSSTPIIPRHVCDDVLMDFDDLVRAETALGTAAVIVMDKSTDVIRAIARLVEFYKHESCGQCTPCREGVDWMDKMMWRFVKGEAAVSEIDMIWELSKQIEGHTICALGDGAAWPVQGLIRHFRQDMENRIAQYNKKNPPREPEIEMV from the exons ATGCTGCTTCGTCGGACGCTGTGGGCCGGTGCGCCCTGCGCTGCGCTGCGTCATGGCGCTGCGCGTCTGACttacagcactgcagcacagcCACAG GTGAAGCCAAAAAAGACCAAATTTGGTCCTCTGAGTGACCAAGACCGGATATTCACAAACTTATATGGCCGTCATGACTGGAG ACTGAAGGGAGCACTCAAACGCGGAGACTGGTACAAAACTAAGGAGATAATACTGAAAGGGCAAGACTGGATCCTGAATGAGGTGAAAATCTCTGGGCTGCGGGGCCGAGGAGGAGCCGGGTTCCCCACTGGCATGAAATGGAGCTTCATGAACAAGCCCAGCGATGGCAG GCCTAAGTACCTGGTGGTGAATGCTGATGAGGGGGAGCCAGGGACATGTAAAGACCGTGAGATAATGCGTCATGACCCCCATAAGCTGATAGAGGGCTGCCTGGTGGCTGGGAGGGCCATGGGGGCCCGTGCTGCATACATATACATCAGAGGAGAGTTCTATAATGAGTCATCCAATCTGCAA GTGGCGATTAATGAAGCATATAAAGCAGGGCTGATAGGGAAGAATGCCTGTGGCTCGGGATATGATTTTGACGTGTTTGTGATGCGAGGAGCGGGAGCTTACATCTGTGGGGAGGAAACAGCCCTCATTGAGTCTCTGGAGGGCAAGCAAGGGAAACCCCGTCTCAAACCACCATTCCCTGCTGACATTG GGGTATTCGGATGCCCGACAACCGTTGCCAACGTGGAGACGGTTGCTGTGGCACCAGCAATCTGTCGTCGGGGTGGTGCTTGGTTCGCCAGCTTTGGGAGGGAGAGGAACTCCGGAACGAAGCTGTTCAATATCTCCGGTCATGTGAACACGCCATGCACGGTGGAGGAAGAGATGTCTGTTCCTCTGAGAGAGCTCATAGAGAGACAcgcag GAGGAGTGAGGGGCGGCTGGGACAATCTACTGGGAGTAATCCCAGGGGGCTCCTCCACTCCCATCATCCCTCGCCATGTATGCGATGATGTTCTGATGGATTTTGATGACCTGGTGCGTGCAGAGACTGCCCTGGGCACTGCTGCCGTCATTGTCATGGATAAATCG ACTGATGTGATCCGAGCCATTGCACGTTTGGTTGAGTTCTACAAACATGAGAGCTGTGGCCAGTGTACCCCCTGCAGAGAGG GAGTGGACTGGATGGATAAGATGATGTGGAGGTTTGTGAAAGGCGAGGCAGCGGTCTCAGAGATCGACATGATCTGGGAGCTGAGCAAGCAGATAGAGGGACATACCATCTGCGCCCTGGGGGACGG